The Hypanus sabinus isolate sHypSab1 chromosome X1, sHypSab1.hap1, whole genome shotgun sequence genome window below encodes:
- the LOC132384612 gene encoding zinc finger CCCH domain-containing protein 10-like: protein MADNNVVNNGKDEAGQSTEDVCRDYLRNVCYRGKTCKYLHPDINEVHDLGVKKNEFVFCHYFMNNVCTRAKCTFIHGTAEDEEYYKKTGELPLHLRSKVAETYGLSVSDLPADKGEIPVCRDYLKGDCQRGSKCRFRHFKRDNLEHDIKLTRDPPLSQPIRRYDRSDNDSGINCYEYDHRLKRRKLEGFEFEVYEYDLSNRRSVDPGYLEEENIMLRNRNEELKKQVSNLMGNNEVLLEQNAFLRNQIKAAMLNSMPTTATTGRFGHCTSPGVKTRGLWE from the coding sequence ATGGCAGACAATAATGTTGTTAACAATGGCAAAGACGAGGCTGGCCAGAGCACAGAAGATGTTTGCCGGGACTACCTGCGCAATGTCTGCTATCGCGGCAAGACCTGCAAGTACCTCCACCCGGATATAAATGAGGTACATGACCTAGGTGTGAAAAAGAATGAGTTTGTCTTCTGTCATTATTTTATGAATAATGTTTGTACCCGTGCAAAATGCACATTCATACACGGGACAGCAGAGGATGAAGAATACTACAAAAAAACAGGGGAGCTTCCCCTACATTTGCGTTCCAAGGTGGCTGAAACCTATGGTCTCTCAGTTTCTGACCTGCCTGCTGATAAAGGTGAGATCCCGGTATGCCGTGACTACCTCAAAGGTGATTGTCAAAGAGGATCAAAGTGTAGGTTTCGTCATTTCAAACGTGACAATTTAGAACATGATATCAAGCTGACACGAGACCCTCCACTGTCTCAGCCAATTCGTAGATATGATCGATCGGATAATGACAGCGGTATCAATTGTTATGAGTATGATCACCGCTTGAAGAGGAGAAAGTTAGAAGGGTTTGAGTTTGAAGTCTATGAATATGATCTTTCAAATCGGCGATCAGTTGATCCTGGATACTTGGAGGAGGAGAACATTATGTTGCGAAACCGAAATGAGGAGCTCAAAAAGCAGGTGTCAAATTTGATGGGCAACAATGAGGTCCTTTTGGAGCAGAATGCATTTCTCCGCAACCAGATCAAGGCAGCAATGCTGAACTCCATGCCCACAACAGCAACAACTGGGAGATTTGGCCACTGCACTTCTCCAGGGGTTAAGACAAGGGGACTTTGGGAGTAA